One Hordeum vulgare subsp. vulgare chromosome 4H, MorexV3_pseudomolecules_assembly, whole genome shotgun sequence DNA window includes the following coding sequences:
- the LOC123450132 gene encoding germin-like protein 8-5, which produces MASSPTYLLLVALFALVSWQAVASDPGPLQDFCVADMHSPVRVNGFVCKNPMDANADDFFKAAALDKPRVTNKVGSNVTLINVMQIAGLNTLGISIARIDYAPLGQNPPHTHPRATEILTVLEGTLYVGFVTSNLPAPNRNKFLSKVLNKGDVFVFPVGLIHFQFNPNPHQPAVAIAALSSQNPGAITIANAVFASDPTISDDVLAKAFQVEKNTIDWLQAQFWENNQN; this is translated from the exons ATGGCATCCTCCCCTACCTACCTTCTCCTCGTTGCTCTTTTCGCCTTGGTCTCATGGCAGGCTGTTGCCTCCGACCCTGGCCCGCTCCAGGACTTTTGTGTCGCCGACATGCATTCACCAG TGCGTGTCAATGGGTTTGTTTGCAAGAACCCAATGGATGCCAACGCTGATGACTTCTTCAAGGCAGCCGCCCTCGACAAGCCTAGGGTGACCAACAAGGTTGGGTCCAACGTTACCTTGATCAACGTCATGCAGATTGCTGGACTCAACACCCTCGGCATCTCAATTGCACGCATCGACTATGCTCCCTTGGGTCAGAACCCACCACACACGCACCCTCGTGCCACTGAGATCCTCACGGTGCTCGAGGGGACACTATATGTCGGATTTGTCACGTCCAACCTGCCCGCCCCCAACAGAAACAAGTTCCTCTCCAAGGTGCTCAACAAAGGTGATGTGTTTGTCTTCCCCGTGGGGCTCATTCACTTTCAATTCAACCCCAACCCCCACCAGCCCGCCGTTGCCATTGCCGCGCTCAGCAGCCAGAACCCAGGGGCTATCACAATTGCCAATGCTGTTTTTGCGTCAGACCCAACAATATCAGATGATGTTCTTGCCAAGGCGTTTCAGGTGGAAAAGAATACAATAGATTGGCTCCAGGCTCAGTTCTGGGAGAACAACCAAAACTAA
- the LOC123450133 gene encoding germin-like protein 8-11 gives MASSCSFLLLAALLALVSWQATSSDPSPLQDFCVADMHSPVRVNGFVCKNPMDVNADDFFKAAALDKPRVTNKVGSNVTLINVMQIAGLNTLGISIARIDYAPLGQNPPHTHPRATEILTVLEGTLYVGFVTSNLPAPNRNKFLSKVLNKGDVFVFPVGLIHFQFNPNPHQPAVAIAALSSQNPGAITIANAVFGSDPAISDDVLAKAFQVEKNTIDWLQAQFWENNHN, from the exons ATGGCATCCTCCTGTTCCTTCCTTCTCCTCGCTGCTCTTCTTGCGTTGGTCTCATGGCAGGCAACTTCCTCCGACCCTAGCCCACTCCAAGACTTTTGTGTGGCCGACATGCATTCACCAG TGCGTGTAAATGGGTTTGTTTGCAAGAACCCTATGGATGTAAACGCTGATGACTTCTTCAAGGCAGCCGCCCTCGACAAGCCTAGGGTGACAAACAAGGTTGGCTCCAACGTCACCTTGATCAACGTCATGCAGATTGCTGGACTCAACACCCTCGGCATCTCAATTGCGCGCATCGACTATGCTCCCTTGGGTCAGAACCCGCCACATACGCACCCTCGCGCCACTGAGATCCTCACGGTACTCGAGGGGACACTGTATGTCGGATTTGTCACATCCAACCTGCCTGCACCCAACAGAAACAAGTTCCTCTCGAAGGTGCTCAACAAAGGTGATGTATTTGTCTTCCCCGTGGGGCTCATTCACTTTCAGTTCAACCCCAACCCCCATCAGCCCGCTGTTGCAATTGCCGCGCTCAGCAGCCAGAACCCAGGGGCTATCACAATTGCCAATGCAGTGTTTGGGTCAGACCCAGCAATATCAGATGATGTTCTTGCCAAGGCGTTTCAGGTGGAAAAGAATACTATAGACTGGCTCCAGGCTCAGTTCTGGGAGAACAACCACAATTAA